In Desulfomonile tiedjei, a single genomic region encodes these proteins:
- a CDS encoding TolC family protein, whose protein sequence is MRAAGPVAIIVALSLFPAGCVALRPWAQHHQTVPQVAALPDSGSFHSPSAKRAPERLTLEQCIEIARANNPSLAAGMWDVQTALAQWNIASAERWPNLRGTAGYTSYLQNQRLVPVRKNNDPGMFSSSIFAGDIILRLPLFTGGRITSEINATNLLSQAANHRLARTWEELLFNVSSTFYTILGQRPLIESLRFSTDVLKRQRQRVLDMMRVGKAAKVDVLRTEVRLSDLDQRLVREQTVLEIQRRLLATLMGIGDRSGPIAVQGDLRLSQRALDVHGAIAMAYAERGDYRAARASLAAQTAKVNSARAARWPTVSLAGSYGTRAAAGITDNAAAFINRFVRTPPPLGQGTTFNSPGVSASLPVGNIGVVADYAIFDGGRIRGQISEQEARLASAQANLRKLELQIRQDVETAVLNVSSAQQRVQATRKAIEQAKESFRIESEKYDLGKGSITDVLDAQGAMLDAQTNYYRALAEYNIALAQLGLATGEKR, encoded by the coding sequence ATGAGAGCTGCTGGTCCAGTGGCTATTATCGTTGCGCTATCTCTATTCCCGGCTGGCTGTGTGGCTCTAAGGCCGTGGGCACAGCACCATCAGACGGTCCCACAAGTCGCCGCTCTCCCCGATTCCGGATCTTTCCACTCACCTAGCGCTAAGCGTGCCCCAGAAAGGCTGACTTTGGAGCAATGCATTGAGATCGCGCGGGCGAACAACCCATCCCTGGCCGCGGGAATGTGGGATGTGCAAACTGCACTTGCTCAGTGGAACATTGCGTCTGCCGAACGATGGCCAAATTTACGAGGTACGGCCGGTTATACCAGCTATCTGCAAAATCAGAGGCTGGTACCCGTCCGTAAGAACAACGATCCGGGCATGTTCAGCTCAAGCATTTTTGCCGGCGACATCATACTAAGGTTACCGTTGTTTACCGGCGGACGCATCACGAGTGAGATCAACGCTACGAATCTCCTGAGCCAAGCGGCTAACCATCGTCTTGCTCGCACCTGGGAAGAGCTGTTATTCAATGTTTCCAGCACGTTCTATACAATTTTGGGACAAAGACCCCTGATTGAATCCTTGCGGTTTTCTACCGATGTATTAAAGAGGCAGCGCCAGAGAGTCTTGGACATGATGAGGGTCGGTAAGGCCGCCAAGGTGGACGTTTTGCGCACGGAAGTGAGACTTTCAGATCTTGACCAGCGCCTGGTACGCGAACAGACGGTTTTGGAAATACAACGGCGCTTACTCGCCACTCTTATGGGAATTGGAGACCGCAGCGGGCCCATTGCGGTTCAAGGTGACCTGAGGCTGAGCCAGCGAGCGCTGGACGTTCATGGAGCCATTGCAATGGCTTACGCGGAGCGCGGGGACTATCGGGCGGCAAGAGCCTCTTTGGCAGCCCAAACCGCCAAAGTCAACTCAGCACGGGCAGCCCGATGGCCCACAGTATCGCTGGCAGGCAGTTACGGAACCAGGGCTGCCGCGGGCATCACGGACAATGCCGCTGCGTTTATAAACAGGTTCGTTAGGACGCCCCCGCCACTCGGGCAGGGCACCACTTTCAATTCCCCCGGAGTCTCCGCATCCCTGCCGGTTGGAAACATCGGGGTCGTGGCTGATTACGCGATTTTTGACGGCGGCCGAATCAGGGGACAAATCAGCGAGCAAGAGGCGAGGCTTGCCTCTGCCCAGGCCAATTTGCGGAAGCTTGAACTCCAGATTAGGCAGGATGTGGAGACCGCCGTGCTGAATGTCAGCTCTGCACAACAACGGGTCCAAGCCACCCGGAAGGCAATTGAACAGGCCAAGGAGAGCTTTCGGATCGAGAGCGAAAAGTATGACCTGGGTAAAGGTTCGATCACGGACGTTCTGGATGCCCAAGGCGCCATGCTAGATGCTCAGACAAATTATTACAGGGCCCTCGCTGAATACAACATCGCTCTCGCGCAGTTGGGCCTTGCAACGGGAGAGAAGCGATGA